A window of Echeneis naucrates chromosome 13, fEcheNa1.1, whole genome shotgun sequence contains these coding sequences:
- the hdac12 gene encoding uncharacterized protein hdac12, whose product MSVCHGGGTAFIFKEDPSVFTFSVHCGKNFPLGKQHSDLDISVEDGLEDKDYLSTVEAHLPWLLDTFRPDLVLYDAGVNPHWEDELGRLRLTDQGLYWRDLYVMKTVVSRAIPVATVIGGGYSRDIDKLALRHSIVHRAAAQVWRESGL is encoded by the exons atgagcgtttgtcat GGTGGCGGCACAGCTTTCATATTTAAAGAGGACCCATCTGTGTTTACATTctcagtgcattgtgggaaaaaCTTTCCCCTCGGTAAACAGCACAGTGACCTCGATATCAGTGTGGAGGATGGGCTGGAAGACAAGGACTACCTCTCCACAG TGGAAGCCCACCTTCCCTGGCTACTAGACACCTTTCGTCCAGACCTGGTCCTATATGACGCAGGCGTCAACCCTCACTGGGAGGATGAACTGGGTCGGCTCCGTCTCACTGACCAAG GGCTGTATTGGAGGGATCTGTATGTGATGAAGACTGTGGTGAGCAGGGCCATTCCTGTTGCTACTGTGATTGGAGGAGGATATTCAAGAGACATAGACAAACTGGCTCTAAGACACTCCATTgtccacagagcagcagctcag gtttgGAGGGAGAGTGGATTGTAG